A genomic stretch from Amycolatopsis sp. 195334CR includes:
- a CDS encoding cutinase family protein, whose protein sequence is MALTGLLAATGLSVASAPVAQAEAPCEGTYTIVVGGTGSKWWNDGFTGNIQQHVGYPTDIPNGASARAGVDELNRLLRDQRNLCPGQHAKAVGYSLGAAVVHIWVTENWQTFGNVNAVLIADPKRQAPPGYNGGSVPFGGIVGYPLAGADRYFGNVPVKSICHWDYVCDESAGIWTYPNNHMYNYPNDWNVDHHNDSAHEQWFNGAWHPW, encoded by the coding sequence ATGGCGCTGACCGGTCTGCTCGCGGCCACGGGACTTTCCGTGGCGAGCGCCCCGGTCGCGCAGGCGGAAGCCCCGTGCGAGGGCACTTACACGATCGTGGTCGGCGGCACCGGCAGCAAGTGGTGGAACGACGGGTTCACCGGCAACATCCAGCAGCACGTCGGCTACCCGACCGACATCCCCAACGGCGCCAGCGCCCGCGCGGGCGTCGACGAGCTGAACCGCCTGCTCCGCGACCAGCGCAACCTCTGCCCCGGCCAGCACGCCAAAGCCGTCGGTTACTCGCTGGGTGCCGCGGTGGTGCACATCTGGGTGACCGAGAACTGGCAGACCTTCGGCAACGTCAACGCCGTGCTCATCGCCGACCCCAAACGGCAGGCGCCGCCGGGGTACAACGGCGGGAGCGTGCCGTTCGGCGGCATCGTCGGCTACCCGCTCGCCGGCGCCGACCGCTACTTCGGCAACGTCCCGGTCAAGTCGATCTGCCACTGGGACTACGTCTGCGACGAGTCCGCCGGCATCTGGACCTACCCGAACAACCACATGTACAACTACCCCAACGACTGGAACGTCGACCACCACAACGACTCCGCGCACGAGCAGTGGTTCAACGGGGCCTGGCACCCCTGGTAG
- a CDS encoding trypsin-like serine protease yields the protein MRPAATALITAAALIGLSAPAHAIVDGEFTASAPWSARLYQDGSDGYCTATVLAPEWILTARHCIGGNHQWGFRVGNVEHAKGTYVDAAPNGVTLHDNADLALVKLAEPVSAPAVSLGDLDAVASGDTVTIHGWGDTGGGQQSPRLKNAKLEVTDTNASDAYDGRAINGTRINGVCGSGDSGGPMFTADGVQVGVLSTGNDTTCQYTHVGAYRDWISSVTG from the coding sequence ATGCGTCCCGCTGCCACCGCGCTGATCACCGCCGCCGCGCTGATCGGCCTTTCCGCCCCCGCCCACGCCATCGTCGACGGCGAGTTCACCGCTTCCGCGCCCTGGTCGGCCCGCCTTTACCAGGACGGTTCCGACGGTTACTGCACCGCCACCGTGCTCGCCCCGGAGTGGATTCTCACCGCCCGGCACTGCATCGGCGGAAATCACCAGTGGGGTTTCCGCGTCGGAAATGTCGAGCACGCGAAAGGCACTTACGTCGACGCCGCCCCGAACGGGGTGACCCTGCACGACAATGCCGATCTGGCGCTGGTGAAGCTCGCCGAACCGGTGTCGGCGCCCGCGGTTTCCCTCGGCGACCTCGACGCGGTGGCCTCCGGCGACACGGTCACCATCCACGGCTGGGGTGACACCGGTGGCGGGCAGCAGTCGCCGCGGTTGAAGAACGCCAAGCTCGAAGTCACCGACACCAACGCCAGCGACGCCTACGACGGCCGGGCGATCAACGGCACCCGGATCAACGGCGTGTGCGGCAGCGGCGACTCCGGCGGCCCGATGTTCACCGCCGACGGCGTCCAGGTCGGCGTGCTGTCCACCGGCAACGACACCACCTGCCAGTACACCCACGTCGGCGCCTACCGGGACTGGATCAGCTCGGTCACCGGCTGA
- a CDS encoding TetR/AcrR family transcriptional regulator yields MAGKRGYHHGDLPAALIRTSFEVLAEQGPAAFSVAQVARRLGISTASPYRHFRDRDHLFAAVATAAARELAEAVRAAVDAAGADPAERFAVAGSAYLRFAVGRGVGFDVIYASDLAALRDEELATAGRELMDLFTGLADDTGERTKPESLELVANLIALAHGYAALYRNGLFASGRYRLEDLLAQAENGGRALAATRGARPR; encoded by the coding sequence ATGGCGGGCAAGCGCGGGTACCACCACGGCGACCTGCCCGCCGCGTTGATCCGCACCAGCTTCGAGGTGCTCGCCGAGCAGGGGCCCGCCGCGTTCTCGGTGGCGCAGGTCGCGCGCCGCCTCGGGATCAGCACCGCCTCGCCGTACCGGCACTTCCGCGACCGCGACCACCTGTTCGCCGCGGTCGCCACCGCCGCCGCCCGCGAACTGGCCGAAGCCGTCCGTGCCGCGGTGGACGCCGCCGGAGCCGATCCCGCCGAGCGGTTCGCCGTGGCGGGATCGGCCTACCTGCGGTTCGCGGTCGGCCGCGGGGTCGGGTTCGACGTGATCTACGCGTCGGACCTGGCGGCGCTGCGGGACGAGGAACTGGCCACGGCCGGGCGCGAGCTGATGGACCTGTTCACCGGGCTCGCGGACGACACCGGCGAGCGGACCAAGCCGGAATCACTCGAACTGGTGGCGAACCTCATCGCGCTCGCGCACGGTTACGCGGCGTTGTACCGCAACGGGTTGTTCGCCTCGGGGCGCTACCGCCTCGAGGACCTGCTCGCCCAGGCCGAGAACGGCGGGCGGGCGCTGGCGGCTACCAGGGGTGCCAGGCCCCGTTGA
- a CDS encoding sugar nucleotide-binding protein → MRRALILGGTGGIGRAVARRLLTDGWQVDVTGRDPARMPRDLAGAGFSREPVLGTGVDLLVDCTCFTAKHAEALLPLARHATSTVMLSSKAVYVDGQGHHVNSTEPPRFDGPITEHQPTVPPGSMPYDSPEGYGPNKVAAEQTLLDSGLPITVLRPSKVHGEGAANPLEWHFLEQALARQPVVQLARRGRGIDHPSATVNIAALVATVADRPGARVLNAADPDAPDGLAISRIVAAAAGHSWREELLDDDAPPGLGWHPWDRVPPIVLDMGAAHALGYRPAGDYATTVQDELRWLIETRPARSAG, encoded by the coding sequence ATGAGGCGGGCGTTGATCCTCGGTGGTACCGGTGGCATCGGGCGTGCGGTGGCCCGGCGGTTGCTCACCGACGGGTGGCAGGTCGACGTCACCGGACGTGACCCCGCTCGGATGCCGCGCGATCTCGCCGGCGCCGGGTTCAGCCGGGAACCCGTGCTCGGTACCGGCGTGGACTTGCTGGTCGACTGCACGTGTTTCACCGCGAAGCACGCGGAAGCCCTGCTGCCCCTGGCCCGCCACGCGACCTCGACGGTGATGCTGTCGAGCAAGGCCGTCTACGTCGACGGTCAGGGGCACCACGTCAACTCAACCGAGCCACCGAGGTTCGACGGGCCGATCACCGAACACCAGCCGACCGTGCCGCCGGGGTCGATGCCCTACGACTCCCCGGAAGGCTACGGGCCCAACAAGGTCGCGGCCGAACAAACCCTGCTGGACAGCGGCCTCCCGATCACCGTGCTGCGCCCCTCCAAAGTGCACGGCGAGGGGGCGGCCAACCCGCTGGAGTGGCACTTCCTCGAACAAGCCCTGGCGCGGCAGCCGGTGGTGCAGCTGGCCCGACGCGGCCGCGGGATCGACCACCCGTCGGCGACGGTGAACATCGCGGCGCTGGTGGCCACCGTCGCGGATCGGCCCGGGGCTCGTGTGCTCAACGCCGCCGACCCCGACGCGCCCGACGGGCTGGCGATTTCCCGGATCGTCGCCGCGGCCGCCGGGCACAGCTGGCGCGAGGAACTGCTCGACGACGACGCGCCGCCGGGGCTCGGCTGGCATCCGTGGGATCGGGTTCCGCCGATCGTGCTGGACATGGGTGCCGCGCACGCTCTCGGATACCGGCCCGCCGGCGACTACGCCACCACCGTGCAGGACGAGCTGCGCTGGCTGATCGAGACTAGGCCTGCGCGGTCGGCCGGATGA
- a CDS encoding GntR family transcriptional regulator — protein MEAVVLEFHLDTRSGLSPYQQLVRQVRHALRLGLLHKGDQLPKVKDVVAALAINPNTVLKAYRELEHDGLVAARPGVGTFVTATLSGGSPATLGPLRQDLRRWLAKARLAGLDDESIEALFSATFHDASKEDIA, from the coding sequence ATGGAGGCCGTGGTGCTGGAGTTCCACCTGGACACCCGCTCGGGGTTGTCGCCGTACCAGCAGCTCGTGCGGCAGGTCCGGCACGCGCTGCGGCTGGGCCTGCTGCACAAGGGCGACCAGCTGCCGAAGGTCAAGGACGTGGTGGCCGCGCTGGCGATCAACCCGAACACCGTGCTCAAGGCCTACCGGGAACTCGAGCACGACGGCCTGGTCGCCGCGCGGCCCGGGGTGGGCACCTTCGTCACGGCGACGCTGTCCGGCGGCTCGCCCGCCACGCTGGGACCGCTGCGTCAGGATCTGCGCCGCTGGCTGGCGAAGGCCCGGCTGGCCGGGCTCGACGACGAGAGCATCGAGGCGTTGTTCTCCGCCACGTTTCACGACGCGTCCAAAGAGGACATAGCGTGA
- a CDS encoding SDR family oxidoreductase, with amino-acid sequence MVEGKVVAITGASAGIGEATAELLAERGAKVVLGARRPDRLEALAARIAAAGGDVAWLVTDVRSRADVQALVDLARTRFGRLDVLVGNAGIMPVSPLDELRVDNWDDMIDVNIKGVLHGIAAALPVFRAQGSGQFVHTASVSGLRTVPGQAVYSGTKFAVRAISEGLRQEAGPDLRVTIVSPGITHTDFGRTMESPELKARLVELRDRIAMPARAVARAIAYAIEQPADVDVNEVIIRPTAQA; translated from the coding sequence ATGGTCGAGGGCAAGGTCGTGGCGATCACCGGCGCGAGTGCCGGCATCGGTGAAGCGACCGCGGAACTGCTGGCCGAACGCGGCGCGAAGGTCGTGCTCGGCGCGCGGCGGCCGGATCGCCTGGAAGCACTGGCCGCGCGCATCGCCGCCGCCGGGGGTGACGTGGCGTGGCTGGTCACCGACGTCCGGTCCCGCGCCGACGTCCAGGCGCTGGTCGACCTGGCGCGCACCCGCTTCGGACGGCTCGACGTGCTGGTCGGCAACGCCGGCATCATGCCGGTCTCGCCGCTGGACGAGCTGCGCGTGGACAACTGGGACGACATGATCGACGTCAACATCAAGGGCGTGCTGCACGGCATCGCCGCGGCACTGCCGGTGTTCCGCGCGCAGGGGTCCGGGCAGTTCGTGCACACCGCCTCGGTGTCGGGGCTGCGCACGGTGCCCGGGCAGGCGGTGTACTCCGGCACCAAGTTCGCGGTGCGGGCGATCTCGGAGGGGCTGCGCCAGGAAGCCGGGCCCGATCTGCGGGTGACCATCGTGTCCCCGGGCATCACGCACACCGATTTCGGGCGGACCATGGAAAGCCCGGAGCTGAAGGCGCGACTGGTGGAGCTGCGCGACCGGATCGCCATGCCGGCGCGGGCGGTCGCGCGGGCCATCGCCTACGCCATCGAGCAACCGGCCGACGTCGACGTGAACGAGGTGATCATCCGGCCGACCGCGCAGGCCTAG